The following proteins are co-located in the Chaetodon auriga isolate fChaAug3 chromosome 23, fChaAug3.hap1, whole genome shotgun sequence genome:
- the LOC143315785 gene encoding nuclear receptor subfamily 0 group B member 1-like, whose product MFVFGAPSLVYKKDDIRQNNFIINRAAVSSVMSCCKCGERADAARGSILYSILNRGAQCPQGHLETAAAQQICTCASKSKLVAIRAPRAVFKAASQVLVKTFRFVKNVPCFRGLPAEDQLRLVRNSWAPLLVLGMVQDSVDFDTVETQQPSLLHTILTHSKEHPAEIEDPGVPVGDAEGIRMCVVRCRGLRISVKEYAFLKGAILFTPEVTELECRDYIQALQREAERALYEHVRTAHRGKAGRVAKLRAVLNALRTMDPDTVAGLFFRPVMGTSSTDEHVLAMFHER is encoded by the exons atgtttgtttttggtgcCCCAAGTCTTGTCTATAAAAAAGATGATATTCGCCAAAATAATTTTATAATCAATAGGGCGGCTGTGAGCAGCGTCATGTCGTGCTGTAAGTGTGGAGAGCGGGCGGACGCGGCACGGGGGAGCATCCTCTACAGCATCCTGAACAGAGGCGCACAGTGCCCGCAGGGACACCTGGAGACCGCCGCTGCGCAACAGATTTGCACCTGCGCGTCCAAGTCGAAACTGGTGGCGATTCGGGCGCCGCGAGCAGTTTTCAAAGCGGCCTCGCAGGTGCTTGTGAAAACTTTCCGCTTCGTGAAAAATGTACCGTGTTTTCGGGGTTTGCCGGCGGAGGATCAGCTCCGGCTTGTGCGCAACAGCTGGGCGCCGCTGCTGGTTTTGGGAATGGTGCAGGACTCCGTGGACTTCGACACGGTGGAGACCCAGCAGCCCAGTCTGTTACACACGATTTTAACGCACAGCAAAGAGCATCCGGCCGAGATTGAAGACCCGGGGGTTCCCGTCGGTGATGCAGAGGGCATCAGAATGTGTGTGGTCCGGTGTCGAGGACTGAGGATCAGCGTCAAAGAATACGCGTTTCTGAAAGGAGCGATACTATTCACCCCGG AAGTGACGGAGCTGGAGTGTCGGGACTACATCCAGGCGCTCCAGAGAGAGGCTGAGCGCGCGCTTTACGAGCACGTGCGAACGGCGCACCGAGGTAAAGCGGGCCGGGTGGCCAAACTGCGCGCCGTCCTGAACGCGCTGCGGACCATGGACCCGGACACCGTGGCGGGGCTCTTCTTCAGACCCGTGATGGGGACGAGCAGCACAGACGAACACGTGCTCGCGATGTTTCATGAGCGGTAG
- the LOC143315782 gene encoding peripheral plasma membrane protein CASK-like isoform X16, with protein sequence MYRCFSGFAACVGDAAGAVSQVLDSLEEIHALTDCSEKDMDFLHSVFQDQHLHTLLDLYDKINTRSSPQIRNPPSDGVQRAKEVLETISCYPENMEAKELRRILTQPHFMALLQTHDVVAHEVYSDEALRVTPPPTSPYLNGDSPDSANGDMDLENVTRVRLVQFQKNTDEPMGITLKMNDLNHCIVARIMHGGMIHRQGTLHVGDEIREINGISVANQTVEQLQKMLREMRGSITFKIVPSYRSQSMSGEKESPDLSRQSPANGHASVTSSILDLPSTIQPKGRLIYVRAQFEYDPAKDDLIPCKEAGIRFRVGDIIQIISKDDHNWWQGKLENTKNGTAGLIPSPELQEWRVACIAMEKTKQEQQASCTWFGKKKKQYKDKYLAKHNAVFDQLDLVTYEEVVKLPSFKRKTLVLLGAHGVGRRHIKNTLITKHPDRFAYPIPHTTRPPKKDEENGKNYYFVSHDQMMQDISNNDYLEYGSHEDAMYGTRLETIRQIHSQGMISILDVEPQALKILRTAEFAPYVVFIAAPTITPGMTEDDSLQRLQKESEMLQRTYAHYFDQTVVNNEIDDTIRLLEEAVDLVSTAPQWVPVSWVY encoded by the exons ATGTACCGCTGTTTCTCTGGTTTTGCTGCATGTGTGGGCGATGCAGCAG GGGCAGTATCACAGGTTTTGGACAGCCTAGAGGAGATTCACGCATTGACGGACTGCAGCGAGAAAGACATGGACTTCCTCCACAGCGTCTTCCAGGATCAGCACCTCCACACCCTGTTAGAT CTCTACGACAAAATCAACACCAGGTCGTCCCCTCAGATCAGGAATCCTCCAAGCGATGGAGTGCAGAGAGCCAAAGAG GTCCTGGAAACCATCTCATGTTATCCAGAGAACATGGAGGCcaaggagctgaggaggatcCTCACACAGCCACACTTCATG GCTCTGCTGCAGACCCACGACGTGGTGGCCCACGAGGTGTACAGCGACGAGGCGCTGAGGGTGACTCCGCCGCCCACTTCGCCGTACCTGAACGGAGACTCCCCAGACAGCGCCAACGGAGACATGGACCTGGAGAACGTCACCAGGGTTCGCCTGGTCCAGTTTCAGAAGAACACGGATGAGCCGATG GGCATCACTCTGAAAATGAACGACCTCAACCACTGCATCGTGGCCCGAATCATGCACGGTGGAATGATTCATCGACAAG GGACTCTGCACGTAGGAGATGAGATCCGAGAGATCAACGGCATCAGCGTGGCCAATCAGACGGTAGAGCAGCTCCAAAAGATGCTG AGGGAGATGAGAGGTAGCATCACCTTCAAGATAGTGCCCAGTTACAGGTCCCAGTCCATGTCCGGTGAG AAAGAGTCACCCGACTTGTCGCGACAGTCTCCAGCAAACGGTCACGCCAGCGTCACGAGCTCCATCCTG GACCTGCCGTCGACGATCCAGCCCAAAGGCCGTCTG ATTTATGTGCGTGCACAGTTTGAGTATGACCCGGCCAAGGATGACCTGATCCCATGCAAGGAGGCTGGCATTCGATTCCGGGTGGGCGATATCATTCAGATCATCTCCAAGGACGACCACAACTGGTGGCAGGGCAAGCTGGAGAACACCAAGAACGGCACCGCAGGGCTCATCCCCTCACCGGAGCTGCAGGAGTG GCGTGTCGCATGTATAGCCATGGAGAAGAccaagcaggagcagcaggccAGTTGTACCTGGTTtggcaagaagaagaaacagtaTAAAGACAAGTACCTGGCCAAGCACAATGCAG TGTTCGACCAACTAGATCTGGTGACGTACGAGGAAGTGGTCAAACTGCCGTCGTTCAAGAGGAAAACGCTAGTTTTGCTGG GTGCGCACGGAGTCGGTCGGAGGCACATCAAGAACACGCTCATTACCAAACATCCTGACCGCTTCGCCTACCCCATTCCTC ACACGACTCGGCCTCCTAAGAAGGACGAGGAGAACGGGAAGAACTACTACTTTGTGTCTCATGACCAGATGATGCAGGACATCAGCAACAACGACTACCTGGAGTACGGCAGCCATGAGGACGCCATGTACGGAACCAGGCTGGAGACTATCAGACAGATCCACTCGCAGGGCATGATTTCCATCTTGGATGTTGAACCGCAG GCGCTCAAGATCCTGAGGACGGCCGAGTTTGCTCCCTACGTCGTCTTCATCGCGGCTCCCACCATCACCCCCGGCATGACTGAG GACGACTCTCTGCAGCGACTCCAGAAGGAATCGGAGATGCTGCAGCGGACCTACGCTCACTACTTTGACCAGACCGTCGTCAACAACGAGATCGACGACACTATCCGACTGCTGGAGGAGGCCGTGGACCTGGTGTCCACCGCTCCTCAGTGGGTCCCCGTCTCCTGGGTCTACTGA
- the LOC143315782 gene encoding peripheral plasma membrane protein CASK-like isoform X15, with protein MYRCFSGFAACVGDAAGAVSQVLDSLEEIHALTDCSEKDMDFLHSVFQDQHLHTLLDLYDKINTRSSPQIRNPPSDGVQRAKEVLETISCYPENMEAKELRRILTQPHFMALLQTHDVVAHEVYSDEALRVTPPPTSPYLNGDSPDSANGDMDLENVTRVRLVQFQKNTDEPMGITLKMNDLNHCIVARIMHGGMIHRQGTLHVGDEIREINGISVANQTVEQLQKMLREMRGSITFKIVPSYRSQSMSGESCVLQKESPDLSRQSPANGHASVTSSILDLPSTIQPKGRLMSRSAIKAKLSIKIYVRAQFEYDPAKDDLIPCKEAGIRFRVGDIIQIISKDDHNWWQGKLENTKNGTAGLIPSPELQEWRVACIAMEKTKQEQQASCTWFGKKKKQYKDKYLAKHNAVFDQLDLVTYEEVVKLPSFKRKTLVLLGAHGVGRRHIKNTLITKHPDRFAYPIPHTTRPPKKDEENGKNYYFVSHDQMMQDISNNDYLEYGSHEDAMYGTRLETIRQIHSQGMISILDVEPQALKILRTAEFAPYVVFIAAPTITPGMTEDDSLQRLQKESEMLQRTYAHYFDQTVVNNEIDDTIRLLEEAVDLVSTAPQWVPVSWVY; from the exons ATGTACCGCTGTTTCTCTGGTTTTGCTGCATGTGTGGGCGATGCAGCAG GGGCAGTATCACAGGTTTTGGACAGCCTAGAGGAGATTCACGCATTGACGGACTGCAGCGAGAAAGACATGGACTTCCTCCACAGCGTCTTCCAGGATCAGCACCTCCACACCCTGTTAGAT CTCTACGACAAAATCAACACCAGGTCGTCCCCTCAGATCAGGAATCCTCCAAGCGATGGAGTGCAGAGAGCCAAAGAG GTCCTGGAAACCATCTCATGTTATCCAGAGAACATGGAGGCcaaggagctgaggaggatcCTCACACAGCCACACTTCATG GCTCTGCTGCAGACCCACGACGTGGTGGCCCACGAGGTGTACAGCGACGAGGCGCTGAGGGTGACTCCGCCGCCCACTTCGCCGTACCTGAACGGAGACTCCCCAGACAGCGCCAACGGAGACATGGACCTGGAGAACGTCACCAGGGTTCGCCTGGTCCAGTTTCAGAAGAACACGGATGAGCCGATG GGCATCACTCTGAAAATGAACGACCTCAACCACTGCATCGTGGCCCGAATCATGCACGGTGGAATGATTCATCGACAAG GGACTCTGCACGTAGGAGATGAGATCCGAGAGATCAACGGCATCAGCGTGGCCAATCAGACGGTAGAGCAGCTCCAAAAGATGCTG AGGGAGATGAGAGGTAGCATCACCTTCAAGATAGTGCCCAGTTACAGGTCCCAGTCCATGTCCGGTGAG TCTTGTGTTTTGCAGAAAGAGTCACCCGACTTGTCGCGACAGTCTCCAGCAAACGGTCACGCCAGCGTCACGAGCTCCATCCTG GACCTGCCGTCGACGATCCAGCCCAAAGGCCGTCTG ATGTCCAGATCTGCTATCAAGGCCAAATTGTCCATCAAG ATTTATGTGCGTGCACAGTTTGAGTATGACCCGGCCAAGGATGACCTGATCCCATGCAAGGAGGCTGGCATTCGATTCCGGGTGGGCGATATCATTCAGATCATCTCCAAGGACGACCACAACTGGTGGCAGGGCAAGCTGGAGAACACCAAGAACGGCACCGCAGGGCTCATCCCCTCACCGGAGCTGCAGGAGTG GCGTGTCGCATGTATAGCCATGGAGAAGAccaagcaggagcagcaggccAGTTGTACCTGGTTtggcaagaagaagaaacagtaTAAAGACAAGTACCTGGCCAAGCACAATGCAG TGTTCGACCAACTAGATCTGGTGACGTACGAGGAAGTGGTCAAACTGCCGTCGTTCAAGAGGAAAACGCTAGTTTTGCTGG GTGCGCACGGAGTCGGTCGGAGGCACATCAAGAACACGCTCATTACCAAACATCCTGACCGCTTCGCCTACCCCATTCCTC ACACGACTCGGCCTCCTAAGAAGGACGAGGAGAACGGGAAGAACTACTACTTTGTGTCTCATGACCAGATGATGCAGGACATCAGCAACAACGACTACCTGGAGTACGGCAGCCATGAGGACGCCATGTACGGAACCAGGCTGGAGACTATCAGACAGATCCACTCGCAGGGCATGATTTCCATCTTGGATGTTGAACCGCAG GCGCTCAAGATCCTGAGGACGGCCGAGTTTGCTCCCTACGTCGTCTTCATCGCGGCTCCCACCATCACCCCCGGCATGACTGAG GACGACTCTCTGCAGCGACTCCAGAAGGAATCGGAGATGCTGCAGCGGACCTACGCTCACTACTTTGACCAGACCGTCGTCAACAACGAGATCGACGACACTATCCGACTGCTGGAGGAGGCCGTGGACCTGGTGTCCACCGCTCCTCAGTGGGTCCCCGTCTCCTGGGTCTACTGA